The following are encoded in a window of Pagrus major chromosome 14, Pma_NU_1.0 genomic DNA:
- the lamtor4 gene encoding ragulator complex protein LAMTOR4, with translation TFTCLGVHSLISLLAVSLLAQPGYVCCFQTTAALTAGLERIPDQLGYLVISEDGVLASAGELENDEHTAGVMMQMVRTASRFRLPGSAEPPFKRMSVILEDFVYTVTVSGQKVFVVKRQNNQQEPISV, from the exons ACGTTTACGTGCCTCGGAGTTCACAGTCTGATTAGTCTGTTAGCagttagcctgttagctcagCCTGGttatgtgtgttgttttcagacGACAGCCGCTCTGACTGCGGGTCTGGAGCGGATCCCGGATCAGCTCGGGTACCTGGTCATCAGCGAGGACGGCGTCCTGGCC TCTGCAGGTGAGCTGGAGAACGATGAACACACAGCAGGTGTGATGATGCAGATGGTTCGAACAGCAAGTCGGTTCAGATTACCTGGATCAGCAGAGCCGCCCTTCAAACGCATgtcag TGATTCTGGAGGATTTCGTCTACACAGTCACGGTTTCTGGTCAGAAGGTTTTTGTGGTCAAACGTCAGAACAACCAGCAGGAGCCAATCAGTGTTTAG